GCGCCCGCAGAGACATTTGAAAGCGGGATTACCAAAACGATTCATTGGTATCTGAGCCATAAGGAATGGACTTCGTCTATCAAGACCGGCGCTTACAAGGAGTGGATCAAGCGACAGTACGGTTCTGACTGATTTAAAAAACGCCCGCTCTAAGGAGAACTCTATATGGATGACATGGGCCTAAACAAACCGACTTCCATGGAACCGTCAACCCCTCCTCGAAGAAAAGGCATCATCCTCGCCGGCGGCGCTGGAACGCGCCTTTACCCTATCACCAGGGTCGTGTGCAAGCAGCTTCTCCCGATTTACGACAAGCCCATGATCTACTATCCCCTGTCCATTCTCATGCTGGCGGGCATCCGGGAAATCCTTATCATTTCAACGCCGCAAGACCTTCCCAAGTTCAAGACCCTTCTCGGGGCAGGAGCGGACTGGGGGCTTAGCTTCACTTACGCCGAGCAGCCGCGGCCTGAAGGCCTGGCCCAGGCCTTTATTATTGGAAAGGAGTTCATCGGCTCAGACCATGTCTGTCTTATCTTAGGAGACAACCTCTTTTACAGTTATGGCTTTCAGGGCGTACTCCAGCGAGCGGTGGAGATCAGAGAAGGAGGACTCATTTTCGGCTACCGGGTGCATGATCCCGAGCGGTACGGCGTTGTGGAATTCGACGCCTCTGGCAATGTCCTGAGTATTGAGGAAAAGCCGGCCAGACCTAAATCCAATTATGTCGTGCCCGGCCTCTATTTTTACGATAACGATGTCATTGAGATCGCCGAGGGCCTCAAGCCTTCGGCCCGCGGGGAGCTGGAAATCACGGACGTCAATCAGGAATACCTGAAGCGAGGGGAGCTGAAGGTGGAACTCCTGGGGCGGGGGATGGCCTGGCTCGATACCGGGACCCATGAATCGCTGCTGGCGGCCAGCAGATTTATTGAAACCATTGAAAAACGCCAGGGCCTGAAGGTGGCCTGTGTGGAAGAGGTGGCCTTTCGCATGGGTTATATTGATGAAGACCAGGTGCGCCGGCTGGCCAGACCGCTTGAGACCAATGATTATGGAAAGTATCTGCTGGAACTACTGAAGGAGCCCAAAGTAACACCGTGACCCTGATCTGGACGCGCCAGCCGTCCCTTCTTCCTTTTCCTGAGCGCTTCCCGCTTTGATTTTAGCGAGATAATCAGCCTATCAAACGTTCAATGTTAATAAAGATGGCCGCCAAGGCAATCAGGGCGATAATAATGTAAATAACACCGTTTCGCTTTTCCTTTCGGGCGAGCGCTTCCAGGACCTGCTTGTTGAACTTGGCGTCTTCGGCTTGTCTTTCGTGCCTGCCTGCTTTTTTAAACGCATCGTAGGATATGTATGCAAAGAAGAGGACAATGATAATTTTAATCAACAGCACGAACATAAGCCAGGTTTTCCTTGACACCCTTGAAAGTAATGTATCCATGTTTTTGTTGGCGGTCAACCTGAAAATCAAGACAACGGTTCTTTCCTGAAAAGTGATCATCTTCAAGAATAGTTTATAATTTAACTGTAGGTCAGGGTGCGAAGCTCCCTGACACAAAACTATGATCACATGGTCCTCCAGGCTACCAGGCCCAGATAGCCTTTAATT
This genomic stretch from Deltaproteobacteria bacterium harbors:
- the rfbA gene encoding glucose-1-phosphate thymidylyltransferase RfbA; translated protein: MEPSTPPRRKGIILAGGAGTRLYPITRVVCKQLLPIYDKPMIYYPLSILMLAGIREILIISTPQDLPKFKTLLGAGADWGLSFTYAEQPRPEGLAQAFIIGKEFIGSDHVCLILGDNLFYSYGFQGVLQRAVEIREGGLIFGYRVHDPERYGVVEFDASGNVLSIEEKPARPKSNYVVPGLYFYDNDVIEIAEGLKPSARGELEITDVNQEYLKRGELKVELLGRGMAWLDTGTHESLLAASRFIETIEKRQGLKVACVEEVAFRMGYIDEDQVRRLARPLETNDYGKYLLELLKEPKVTP